The following coding sequences lie in one Deinococcus malanensis genomic window:
- a CDS encoding LysM peptidoglycan-binding domain-containing protein, translating to MSDLTSVHLRDQSHGRFAVMPPQVRVHPWGAPRLPVSATHRQAWLLGTLVTFTFSAAHAAVPQPVHSAPAALTASRVRVTTTTYTVKTGDTLAILAQRFNTTVRELITMNNLTGTVIYVTQRLIVPATGSVTPVKPAPPAGVARTIVLLQSSLPPWPRRQTVRAGRCSACC from the coding sequence ATGAGTGACCTGACATCTGTCCACCTCCGTGATCAGTCGCATGGCCGTTTCGCGGTCATGCCGCCTCAGGTCCGGGTTCACCCCTGGGGGGCCCCACGGTTGCCCGTGTCGGCCACTCACCGTCAGGCGTGGCTGCTCGGCACCCTGGTGACCTTTACGTTCAGCGCCGCGCACGCGGCTGTCCCACAACCCGTCCACTCCGCCCCCGCAGCGCTGACAGCCAGCCGTGTGCGCGTCACAACCACGACCTATACCGTGAAAACCGGGGACACGCTCGCCATTCTCGCGCAGAGGTTCAACACCACCGTGCGGGAACTCATCACCATGAACAACCTTACGGGCACCGTTATCTACGTCACGCAGCGCCTCATTGTGCCCGCCACCGGCAGTGTCACGCCCGTGAAACCAGCCCCTCCGGCAGGGGTCGCCCGAACCATAGTGCTGCTCCAGTCATCCCTGCCCCCGTGGCCGCGTCGGCAGACAGTCCGTGCGGGCCGGTGCAGTGCCTGCTGCTGA
- a CDS encoding IS630 family transposase (programmed frameshift), producing MEWQPNQYSRAQLEARRLAAAEWLQQGTHTHREIAEYFGVSVVTVTTWNARLKKKGTLQATVAPGPSARLTSVQHEHLRTLLREGAKHHGFRDETWTTRRVVELIGRHFDVWYHHDHVRKVLRQLGFTPQMPDGRAAERNELRIASWKEQVVPELEKKVAEGATLVYLDEVGFAMKGVRKRTWSTRGVTPLVTLPANWEKLSTIGAITTEGQFFQNTKKGSIRSGDVIRFFQHLLRHMEGEVVVVLDNAGIHRAKAVQAFVAVHERLSLEYLPPYAPELNPIELVWAYIKRNVLGNFCARSIEDLKEKLAGAWQRVRYVDLPRKLIQTNLCRNQ from the exons ATGGAATGGCAACCCAACCAGTATTCCCGTGCGCAACTGGAAGCACGACGGCTGGCGGCCGCTGAATGGCTTCAACAAGGCACCCATACGCACCGCGAAATCGCTGAATACTTTGGTGTCTCCGTGGTTACGGTCACCACATGGAATGCCCGCCTCAAGAAAAAGGGCACACTGCAGGCCACGGTTGCGCCAGGTCCGAGCGCACGGCTGACCTCAGTCCAGCACGAACACCTGCGCACCCTCCTGCGGGAGGGTGCCAAGCATCATGGGTTTCGGGACGAAACCTGGACCACTCGGCGCGTCGTGGAGCTGATCGGTCGGCACTTCGATGTCTGGTACCACCACGATCACGTGCGCAAAGTGCTGCGTCAGCTGGGCTTTACGCCACAGATGCCGGATGGACGGGCAGCAGAACGGAACGAACTGCGGATCGCCAGCTGGAAAGAACAGGTGGTGCCGGAGTTGGAA AAAAAGGTTGCTGAGGGTGCCACCCTGGTATACCTCGATGAGGTGGGGTTTGCCATGAAAGGGGTCCGCAAGCGGACCTGGTCCACCAGGGGCGTCACGCCCCTGGTCACACTGCCGGCCAACTGGGAGAAGCTCTCCACCATTGGTGCGATCACCACAGAGGGTCAGTTCTTCCAGAACACCAAGAAAGGATCCATCCGCAGCGGAGATGTGATCAGGTTTTTCCAGCACCTCTTACGCCATATGGAGGGAGAAGTCGTGGTGGTCCTGGACAACGCCGGCATCCACAGAGCCAAAGCAGTACAGGCGTTCGTCGCTGTGCACGAACGCCTGTCCCTGGAGTATTTGCCGCCGTATGCTCCCGAGCTCAACCCGATTGAGTTAGTATGGGCGTACATCAAGCGCAATGTTTTGGGGAATTTCTGTGCTCGTTCGATAGAGGACTTGAAGGAGAAGCTGGCCGGAGCGTGGCAACGTGTTCGGTACGTGGATCTCCCACGAAAGCTGATCCAGACCAACCTATGCCGTAATCAATAG